Within the Thermocladium sp. ECH_B genome, the region GCACCGAAGTAAGCTATTGCAAATTGAGGAGAATTCGGCAGGAGAAGGGCAACCACGTCACCCTTCCTCACCCCGAGCCTCCGCAGTCCCCCAGCGAATCTATCGCTTAATTCACCGAGCTCTCCATAGGTGATGCGTCGACCCATGAATATAATGGCGGTCTCGCTTGGGATTGTTTTTACGTGATTATCTAGGATCTCATATAATGGGAACGTCCTTATATCAAGTTCCCCCGGCACCCCTTCGTCGTAGTTCCGCGTCCATGGTTTACTTTTGTAAAAATCAAATGCGTCCTCCATGAATGGCATCTACATGAGTAATTAATAACATTTTTCCCATATAGAGCAAGCGAAGAAATGGCCTATGACCATTATGTTCCATCGATTAACACATGATAATTATATTTTACTGTAATTATACTTACTACAAGCATAAAAGTGTATCACGCCCATGAGAATAATGCATTACAAGATGCATCCCATTAATGCTCTTAGCCAATGATAGGTTATAAATGGCAATCATTTATGGGCCTGGCGCCGCCGCCGGGACTTGAACCCGGGACCTATGGGTTAACAGCCCATCGCTCCACCAAGCTGAGCTACGGCGGCCTTACCGCCAATCAATGATTGGGTTTTAATTTTTTTCGTTCCGGCATCATAGAACTCTATAACTAGATGATAAAGTAACGATAATCCCGACCCCTTCTAGTGAGGGGTCAACAGAAAATTAATTAATTTGACGCATAGTTCAGCGTTATGGTTAGGCACTTGGTTTTAAGTAATGGCAAGTTAAGCGTGTTCTTTGATGATAAGTACTTCATGAGGGAGATTTATTACCCATTAATGGGGAAGGAGAATCATTCGCTTCAGCAATACTTCAGGATAGGGATTTGGCGGGATGGATTCACGTGGATTCATGATTCATCCCCATCCATGTCATATATCGATGACACGTTGGTGAGCGCCGTAACGGTTAATGCACGTGGAATTCAGTTGGAGATAAATGATACCGTGGACTTTGTTGTTCCAATCCTAATTAGGCGCATTAAAATAAGGGGGGAGGGCAGGGTTCGCTTGTTCCTCACCCATGACTTCACCATAAAGGAGAATGATGTNGGCGACACCGCCCTCTATGACCCGGAATTATCCTCAATTATTCATTATAAGGATGATAGGTGGTTCGCTGCGTCCACAGATAAGGGGATAACGCAGTACGCCGTGGGGTATAGGGGTGCTGGATTAGAGGGAACCTGGCGGGATTGTGAGGACGGCGAGCTAAGCGGTAATTCAGTGGCGCAGGGATCTGTTGATTCAGCGATGGCTGTGGATGCCGTTGGAGGTGACACGATTTATTATTGGCTAATCGCCGGCCAATCATATGGTGACTTGGAGAAGCTAACTAAATTTGTTAAGGAGAGGGGTCCAGATAAATTGCTTAAGCGCAACTTGGATTACTGGCGGGCATTCAGCAATAAGGATCCTAGGCTCCTCTCAATAGTTCCAAGCGATTTATTGGCTCCATATAAGAGGAGCGTGCTAACCATTATGACTCACGTTAATTGGAACGGCAGCATAATAGCGAGCGGCGACACCCATGTACTTAGGTACTTCACTAAAGATACATATGCATACGTGTGGCACAGGGATGCAGCCCTAACCGCGATAGCCCTGGATGATGCCGGATACGGCGACGTGACGCGGCGATACTATGAATTCGCGTTATCCACCATTAGGAATGGCTACATGTTTCATCGATACAAGGCTGATGGAAGATGGGGATCCACATGGCACTCATGGGCAACCAAGTGCGGCTCACTTCCCATACAGGAAGATGAGACGGCGCTTGTCGTATACGCATTGTGGAGGCACTATATGAGATATAGGGATATGGATTTCGTGAAGGACTTCTATAAGCCGCTTGTCAAGGCGGCGGGCGACTTCATGGTTAAGTACGTAAGGGATGGGCTTCCCCTGCCATCACATGACTTGTGGGAGGAACGATGCGGGGTCTATTCATGGACTATTGCGTCCGTGGTGGCTGGACTACGAGCCGCGGCTCGCTTCGCTGATCTCTTTGGAGAGGAGGATAAGAAGCAGGAATACGAATCAATGGCGAACTCCATAATAAATAATTATAGGGATTTAATGAAGGATCATGGCCTATACATCCGCGGCTTCACATCGAGGGGAGGCAAGTTAATGCCAGACGAGGAATTAGACTCCAGCATNCTGGGACTAGCGATTCTAGGAGTTATTGACCCCAGCGATCCCTTGATGATAAACACGGTTAAGGCAATTGAGGAGAAGCTTTGGGTTAAAGACGTGGGTGGATTAGCGAGATACGTGGGGGACCAGTATCAAAGGGCAGTTAATGGCCCCGGTAATCCCTGGATAATAACGACACTATGGTTAGCCCAATGGAACATAATGATCGGCAACCTAGATAAAGCAGCTCAGCTCATCAAGTGGGCCACATCAAAGGCAACCAAGGCAGGACTACTGCCTGAGCAGGTGGATGGCGCCGGTAAACCAATCAGCGTTGCACCGCTCACGTGGAGCCATGCGGAGCTGGTTAGGACCATACTTATGCTAGGTAAACGTGATGCCCCGGCTGGGATTTGAACCCAGGACCCCCCGGTCTTCAGCCGGGTGCTCACCCAGTCTAAGCTACCGGGGCCTTGCATTGATCGAGCATAGGCATTTTTATTTTTTACCCCCCCCCCCAATGAGTGATCGAGTTCCTTAACGAAATGTTTTTAAGGCTAAGTCACTCACGGATTTAGTCGGCTCGTTGGGATTCAGGCAGAGCGGGGGTGTCCCCCCTACACGGTGATGCTTGAAGGACGAGCCGCGGGGTCGTTCATCATAGTATCGATTCAATAATGGGGATGATGCATCCAATTGAGTGAAATAAGCGGTAATTACCAAAATGGGGGTTAAGGGGGCGAAAAGCCTCGCCCTCAAGGCGGGGAGGAGGTCAGATTGCCGATAATGGTTTAATCAGTCGCCTGGCATTTATTGATGTCATTGCCTCCAGCGAGTTCCTGGGCAAGTCTATTGAGAGGAATTCCTCGAGGTTCTCCCTGAGTCCCTTTACTCCCGGGCTTCCTATGTCGCTTCCATAAATCGATTTATCGCTTAGCTCAATTATTCGGGGGAGGTAGGAGAGCAGTCTCTTGGGCGGTATGCCGGATAGCTCCAGATATATATTGCTCCTTATTCTGGCCAATTGAAAAGCGGTTTGCATCCATATTGGTCTACCTGCATGCGCCATAAGTAATTGTAGTCTAGGGAAATCCACCGCCACATCATCTATGAATATTGGGTCCCCATACTTATTCCTAGCTGGCGAGAATGCGCTCGTGCCCGTATGAATGGTGACCGGCAGCCCATTGTCCACAGCGAATTCATAGAGGGCCTCCAGGGCAGTTACTCTTCCCTCCTCCTCTCTATAGGCATTTGGTTTCACCCATTGATGCACTGGATGCAGCTTTATCCCACTTATCCCGGCCTCATACTGCCTCTCAAGCGAATCCAGGGCCTCTCTTTTTCCATTGATTCTCTGGAAATCGAGGCCCCCAAATACGGCGAATCTATCCGCATACTCCTTAACCACATTTATGACCCTAAGGGGAAGATCGCTCACATCGCCATATATTGATGCTGGGTAAGCCATTATAGCCGCATAATCCATGCCTAATTCATCCATTAACTTAACTACATCCTTAACGCTACCATAATCTATCGCTTTAAAGCCGTCCCGTAGCTCCAACCTCATTCTCTCCACATCGCCGCCTATTAATCTAGGGAAAATCAGATGGGTATGCGCATCTATGAAGCCCATGAATCAACAAATATATTTCGGTGTTTTTATTAATTTAGGAATCATCCCCAAGCCATAGGAATAAATAATCTCGCCCTTCGGAGCATACATTGACTGAATTAATGAGTAAATTAGGTTGAAGTTGGAGATTATGGAGTCTATTAATGGGGTTTATGCGCAATATTTATATATGCGTTACCATTAATTGGACACGCAATTACAAGAAAACATGCTATGCCCAAACACAATCAAAATATGGGGTTATAATGAATCCACCGCAAGCATCTATAGCAATTAGCATGAAATCAATCTACGATAACCGCGGCATAATCATTAAAACATGAATGAAGCCATGGAATCATGGTCTTCTATGGCAAGTAGAAGTGGGCCCGCCGGGATTTGAACCCGGGACCTCTCGCGTGTAAGGCGAACGTCCTAGCCGCTAGACCACGGGCCCTCATGAAATTCCTAAACCAGCATTGCCCTTTTTAATTTTGCCCCACCACATGATGGAAATCATGAGTGCCAACTCCCTCTCCGCCTTGAGGGGCGAGGTTTCTCGTTCTCTTTATGAATCAGAAATATTGCTTGCGTTAATGGGGATTTTTATTACTCAACAAAGCTGTTGGCTCTTCAGAGTAAATCTTTAAGACCTAAGGATTCCCTCTTATAATTCGTGGATGAGGAGGTAATAATTCATAGATTCATAGTATATGTAGCGAGGGACCTCGGTGGTTACCATAAGTATGAGGCTGCGATTCGCTACTGCAACAGGTCCGGTGCGGATCTTAATGTTAGGCTAAGATTCAGTGGCCCCATAACTAAGACGGGGCTAGAGGGCTGGATTAATTGGATAAAGATAACCCTGAACAATGATTGGTCTGGATCAAGCAAGCCGTTGACCAATTCATTCATTATAAAAAATGGGGAATGCATTACGGGCAATGTCGAGTATGAGATCCGCGAGGGGCTTATGAACGAGCTTGACTTGGCTAGACGAAAGTTAATAATGGATGGTAGACTATTCATTGCAGGCTTTGAGTTCGATTTGATCCAGGAAAAGAAATGAGTCCAGCGAATTCAAGGCATTAATAAACGAGAATGATACCATAAATTAGAGCATGCGGGTTTCCTGAGCTATTAAGCCTAGATAATGAGAGATCTTCATTATTTGGGAGTGGGCAGGAAGTGGGATTCCTTAAAGGCGAGGTAACCAAGTCCAGGGGTTTCCTCCTTAAGGTGGAGAGGAGATCGATTGTGGTGCCCTTTCTTTATAGGCAGCCAATAAACTCTCCATTGTGACTATCCCCTTATATTTATTGTCTTCAACTACGCAAACCCATCTACTTCTGTTTCTGCTCATTATTTCCCATGCATCTTCAAGGCTGGAATTAGGATTCACATAAGGCACTCCTCTAACTACGTATTTGCCGACTAATTCCTCCTCTTTGGCTTTTCTTAAATCATTTAAGTAAACAATGCCTATTAATTTGCCTGAACTATCAATTACAGGTAAGCTTAGGAATTTTTGCTCCAGCATTATGCTTAAGGCCTTGCCTACCTCATCGTCGATTCTTACCTTGACGTCAATCAACTTGGCATTGCTCACCTTGATTAATCTCAGCAGGGGCATCTCGTACTCGGATCTATGGGCTGGTGAATCCCTTCTAGTGGGCACTTGGGATTGATAAATCGTGTAATTCCCGGATACNAAGTATGATACTGCAACTGCTATCATGGTGCCAGGCAGCAATTGCAGGCTTCCCGTCATTTCCGTAACCATAACTATCACGGATAAGGGCACCTTCCCAGCAGCGCTGAAGAATGCAGCCATTCCAACTATCACGAAGGGTGCAATGCTGGGAACTATTGATGGAAACAAATAGCGGAAAAATAGTCCTATGCTTGCGCCAATGGAGGCTCCTATAAATAGGCCTGGCGCGAAAACGCCGCCGCTGCCGCCTGAGCCCACCGAGAATGAGGTGGCTAGAATTTTGAGGACCGGTAAAAGAACTATTAATATTAATGGTGGGATGAGTGGGGAATATAATGTATTGATTCTCCCATACTCCATTAAATCTATCCAGCCATAACCAGTTCCAAGAACCTCCGGCGCTAATAATGCTATGGCGCCTGTAGACGCAGCGCCCACCATTGGCTTAAAGTGATTGGGAATCCGCATTTTCTTAAAAAATGAATTGACTCCATAAAATACCTTCACATACATTATGGCTAAAGCACCGGTAATCAAGCCTAAAATCCCATAGAGAGGTAGCCTTAAGGGATTAAATGGTTCATAATAATACCCAAAAACCGGAGTAAAGCCGAATATGGAACCAAATATTGCATACCCTATTGCGGAGGCAACTAAGGCTGGATAAATTACTTCCGGCTCTAAATCCCTTCTATAAAGTATTTCAGCCGCAAGTAAAGCACCGCCTATTGGTGTTTTAAAAATGGAACCTATCCCAGCCCCTATCCCAATGGCAACCATTCTCCTCCTATCCTCCGGCGAAAGTTTAAGCAAATCCGCAAGCATTGATCCAACACCAGCAGAGAATTGAGCAGTAGGTCCCTCTCTTCCAGCGCTTCCTCCGGAACCTATTGTTATCGCTGAAGCAATTATCTTCACCGGTATTACGATTCGCCTTACTTTGCCTTGGAAATAATGATAAGCCCTTATGGCGGCATCCGTTCCATGCCCCTCAGCCTCTGGAGCAAGGGTGTAAACTATTAACCCGGATAATAATCCACCTAACGCCAAAGACAACGGGATAAGATAATACCTACCAGTGTGAAAAGTGAATGCTAGGGGATTACCCCCCTCGCCAATAGGTCTAGGATAGGATACGTCAACTAACTTCTCAATGAATATTAACTCAAATAGATGTAAAAGAATATAAAACGTAGCCGCGGCTAGGCCTGCTATAATGCCGGCTATAACTCCTAGTATGAACCATTTCTCGAAATAAGCCATGGCAGAAAGCCTCGACATGATTCACAATGAAAATCCATATTTTTAAGGTTTGCAGCCGGATCAGCCAGATACAAGGATTAACCCCTCCCCAACCCTAAAAGGGGGTGCTTGTC harbors:
- a CDS encoding amidohydrolase; translation: MGFIDAHTHLIFPRLIGGDVERMRLELRDGFKAIDYGSVKDVVKLMDELGMDYAAIMAYPASIYGDVSDLPLRVINVVKEYADRFAVFGGLDFQRINGKREALDSLERQYEAGISGIKLHPVHQWVKPNAYREEEGRVTALEALYEFAVDNGLPVTIHTGTSAFSPARNKYGDPIFIDDVAVDFPRLQLLMAHAGRPIWMQTAFQLARIRSNIYLELSGIPPKRLLSYLPRIIELSDKSIYGSDIGSPGVKGLRENLEEFLSIDLPRNSLEAMTSINARRLIKPLSAI
- a CDS encoding chloride channel protein — encoded protein: MSRLSAMAYFEKWFILGVIAGIIAGLAAATFYILLHLFELIFIEKLVDVSYPRPIGEGGNPLAFTFHTGRYYLIPLSLALGGLLSGLIVYTLAPEAEGHGTDAAIRAYHYFQGKVRRIVIPVKIIASAITIGSGGSAGREGPTAQFSAGVGSMLADLLKLSPEDRRRMVAIGIGAGIGSIFKTPIGGALLAAEILYRRDLEPEVIYPALVASAIGYAIFGSIFGFTPVFGYYYEPFNPLRLPLYGILGLITGALAIMYVKVFYGVNSFFKKMRIPNHFKPMVGAASTGAIALLAPEVLGTGYGWIDLMEYGRINTLYSPLIPPLILIVLLPVLKILATSFSVGSGGSGGVFAPGLFIGASIGASIGLFFRYLFPSIVPSIAPFVIVGMAAFFSAAGKVPLSVIVMVTEMTGSLQLLPGTMIAVAVSYXVSGNYTIYQSQVPTRRDSPAHRSEYEMPLLRLIKVSNAKLIDVKVRIDDEVGKALSIMLEQKFLSLPVIDSSGKLIGIVYLNDLRKAKEEELVGKYVVRGVPYVNPNSSLEDAWEIMSRNRSRWVCVVEDNKYKGIVTMESLLAAYKERAPQSISSPP